The following proteins are co-located in the Haloarcula marismortui ATCC 43049 genome:
- a CDS encoding ABC transporter ATP-binding protein: MTDPVLVGSGLCVTRRGTKILNGVSLTVGSDAAMLVQGPSGAGKSTLFNVLGLLEPPSSGRLEVAGRDASALSERQRASLRRTTLGFVFQDFQLIGDLTARENASLPQEHAGNRDPDWLDTLFERLGIAGLEHQYPATLSGGEKQRVAIARALANRPEIILADEPTGQLDPDTAESVLNLLFSMKESTETALVVISHDPQLAQRFDERLFIRGGTLVSDTASTPDASPSTETN, encoded by the coding sequence ATGACTGACCCCGTCCTCGTCGGCTCAGGGCTGTGTGTCACACGACGGGGCACCAAGATTCTCAATGGCGTCTCACTTACCGTCGGGTCCGACGCGGCAATGCTCGTGCAGGGACCTAGCGGGGCCGGGAAGTCGACCCTGTTCAACGTCCTCGGACTCCTAGAACCACCGTCTAGCGGTCGATTGGAGGTCGCCGGCCGAGATGCGAGTGCCCTGTCCGAACGCCAGCGCGCTAGCCTGCGGCGGACGACGCTCGGGTTCGTCTTCCAGGACTTCCAGCTCATCGGTGACCTGACCGCCCGCGAGAACGCGTCGCTCCCGCAGGAACACGCGGGCAACCGTGACCCCGACTGGCTGGACACGCTGTTCGAACGATTGGGCATCGCCGGACTCGAACACCAGTACCCCGCGACGCTGAGCGGGGGCGAGAAACAGCGGGTCGCTATCGCACGAGCGCTTGCAAACCGTCCCGAAATAATTCTCGCCGACGAACCGACCGGGCAGCTAGACCCGGACACCGCCGAGTCGGTGCTAAACCTCCTGTTTAGCATGAAGGAATCGACGGAAACTGCACTCGTCGTCATCAGCCACGACCCGCAACTGGCACAGCGGTTCGACGAACGGCTGTTCATCCGCGGCGGCACGCTCGTCTCGGATACTGCCTCGACGCCGGACGCGAGCCCGTCAACGGAGACGAACTAA